From a single Oceanobacillus kimchii X50 genomic region:
- a CDS encoding glycerophosphodiester phosphodiesterase, with protein MTKIIAHRGASKYAPENTRASFELAYQMNVDGIETDVQLSKDGIPVLFHDEKIKRTARKRGYIQEYTYNELKTMDVGSWFGNEYNGEFIMSLEEFLLWIADKPLLLHLELKNNQIDYPHLEILTYNLVERYGLLDRTFFSTFSTRSIQRLNKISTDTNIGWLTNKSRHQLPLFSRSLGANAIHIKYRLLQPKLVQQAKTENMPLRVYTVNKLKHIHLCFQYKCDSIFTDVPDVAKTIYQSYL; from the coding sequence ATGACAAAGATTATAGCCCATCGAGGAGCAAGTAAATACGCACCTGAGAATACAAGAGCTTCTTTTGAGCTTGCTTATCAAATGAATGTGGATGGTATTGAGACAGATGTTCAATTATCAAAAGATGGAATACCTGTATTATTCCACGATGAAAAGATAAAACGCACTGCAAGAAAAAGAGGATATATTCAAGAATATACATATAACGAGTTAAAAACAATGGATGTAGGTAGTTGGTTTGGAAACGAATATAACGGGGAATTCATAATGTCATTAGAGGAATTTCTTTTATGGATAGCGGATAAACCATTATTATTACATCTGGAATTAAAAAATAATCAAATTGATTATCCACACTTAGAAATACTTACTTACAACCTTGTTGAAAGATATGGATTGCTGGATCGTACGTTTTTTTCTACTTTTTCAACTAGAAGTATTCAACGTTTAAATAAGATTAGCACAGATACGAATATCGGTTGGCTAACAAATAAGTCTAGGCACCAACTTCCATTATTTTCTCGATCTTTAGGTGCAAATGCCATCCATATAAAGTACCGTCTCTTACAACCAAAACTTGTTCAACAAGCAAAAACAGAGAATATGCCTCTAAGGGTATATACCGTAAACAAACTAAAACATATACACCTTTGTTTTCAATATAAATGTGATAGTATTTTTACAGATGTACCAGATGTTGCGAAAACCATCTATCAATCTTATTTATAA
- a CDS encoding DNA polymerase IV: protein MQPTKARKHRIIFHIDMNCFYASVEMAFNPSLKGKPLAIAGNPEERKGIIVTSSYEARGKGVKTTMPIWQAKKLCPELILMRPNFERYRAASREIFKMLAEITPYVQPVSIDEGYMDITDTIYAKDPLVTANQLQQRILSELDIPCSIGIAPNKFLAKMASDMKKPLGITVLRKREVEKLLWPMSVEEMYGVGEKTAEKLNSIEIKTIGDLAKKDVYELKQLLGVNGERLQNRANGIDNRLVDPEAVHDFKSIGSSQTLPHDSTDVTELKQLIHELVDNVERRVKRKEAAGKTVQITIRYHDRKTITRSKKLYNYIDNHSEILFVAKELFEQHWNEEPVRLLGVSLQDMETKRNIGEQLDLFTYESIEKKEKLQVTVDKLTKKYGSNIITSQKNTSESQDNQQPRTSFQKDFLDDYKKP, encoded by the coding sequence ATGCAACCAACTAAAGCCAGAAAACATCGTATTATTTTTCATATTGATATGAATTGTTTTTATGCTTCTGTAGAAATGGCATTTAATCCATCGTTAAAAGGAAAGCCGCTTGCAATTGCAGGAAACCCTGAAGAAAGAAAGGGCATTATTGTAACAAGTAGTTATGAAGCAAGAGGAAAAGGTGTAAAAACAACCATGCCGATATGGCAAGCGAAAAAGCTTTGTCCAGAATTGATTCTAATGCGTCCAAATTTTGAGCGTTATCGAGCAGCATCACGTGAAATTTTTAAAATGTTAGCAGAGATTACACCATATGTTCAGCCGGTATCGATTGATGAAGGATATATGGATATTACAGATACGATTTATGCGAAAGATCCATTGGTTACAGCGAATCAATTACAGCAACGAATTTTAAGCGAACTTGATATTCCTTGTAGTATTGGAATAGCACCAAATAAATTTCTTGCTAAAATGGCATCTGATATGAAGAAGCCCCTCGGGATAACAGTGCTTCGAAAAAGAGAGGTAGAGAAATTACTTTGGCCAATGTCAGTAGAAGAAATGTATGGGGTAGGAGAAAAAACAGCAGAGAAGTTAAATAGTATAGAAATTAAAACAATAGGAGACCTAGCTAAGAAAGATGTATATGAACTAAAACAACTTTTAGGTGTTAATGGAGAACGATTGCAAAATCGTGCCAATGGAATAGACAACCGCTTAGTAGATCCTGAAGCCGTCCATGATTTTAAAAGTATTGGCAGCTCTCAAACATTGCCTCACGATTCCACAGATGTAACAGAACTTAAACAATTAATTCATGAATTAGTCGACAATGTAGAACGAAGAGTGAAACGTAAGGAAGCTGCTGGTAAAACGGTCCAAATTACAATACGATATCATGATAGAAAAACGATTACAAGGAGCAAAAAGTTATATAACTATATTGATAATCATTCTGAGATATTATTTGTGGCGAAAGAGCTTTTTGAACAACATTGGAATGAAGAACCTGTCCGTTTATTGGGGGTATCATTACAAGATATGGAAACAAAAAGAAATATAGGAGAACAGTTAGATTTATTCACGTATGAATCAATAGAAAAGAAAGAAAAGCTCCAGGTAACAGTTGATAAATTAACAAAAAAATATGGTTCGAATATTATTACTTCACAAAAGAATACAAGTGAGAGTCAAGATAATCAGCAACCACGTACTAGTTTTCAAAAAGACTTTCTAGATGATTATAAAAAGCCATAA
- a CDS encoding aldehyde dehydrogenase, whose amino-acid sequence MELLERYQSIVENQRAYYNHGNTVDYSFRKQQLEKMKDMLKEYESHIFRALKHDLNKSKHEVITSELGILYSEIDNMLKNLRQWMQPDKVTNPITHKGSKSYIMKEPLGVILVIAPWNYPLQLSLAPVIGAIAAGNTVIIKPSEHAPHTSELIAEMVQNTFDSSFLTVVQGAKNETEALLKQRFDHIFFTGGAAIGKIVMRAASEFLTPVTLELGGKSPAIVDEDANIQVAAKRIVWGKYTNAGQTCVAPDYILVHEKAKFKLLKAMKKHIKSMYGKDPLQNEAYTRIIHEGHFDRLTNFLSNGTIVHGGEFNRDSLSIEPTILDKITWDEAIMKEEIFGPILPVLTYTNIEDALYQIKLKEKPLALYYFGENEKMQQQVMEYVSFGGGAINDTIYHLANPHLPFGGVGASGMGAYHGKASFDTFSHHKSIMKQTTKFDIPFRYPGGKISSNIVKKFLT is encoded by the coding sequence ATGGAATTATTAGAAAGGTATCAATCAATAGTCGAAAATCAACGAGCCTATTATAATCATGGCAATACGGTTGATTACTCTTTTCGAAAACAACAGTTAGAAAAAATGAAAGATATGCTAAAAGAATATGAAAGTCATATTTTTCGAGCGTTGAAACATGATCTGAATAAATCGAAACACGAAGTGATTACGTCAGAGTTGGGTATTCTGTACTCGGAAATCGACAACATGTTAAAGAACCTACGTCAGTGGATGCAACCAGATAAAGTCACAAATCCGATTACCCATAAAGGATCAAAAAGTTATATTATGAAAGAACCCTTAGGAGTTATCCTTGTCATAGCTCCTTGGAATTATCCATTACAATTATCTTTAGCCCCAGTTATTGGTGCTATAGCAGCTGGCAATACCGTAATCATTAAGCCATCTGAACATGCGCCTCATACTTCGGAATTAATCGCTGAAATGGTTCAAAATACATTTGATAGTTCATTCCTAACTGTTGTTCAAGGTGCCAAAAATGAAACAGAAGCATTATTAAAGCAGCGTTTTGATCATATATTTTTCACCGGCGGTGCTGCAATCGGTAAGATTGTAATGCGTGCAGCTAGTGAATTTCTTACTCCTGTGACACTTGAATTAGGAGGTAAAAGTCCTGCTATAGTTGACGAAGATGCGAACATACAAGTTGCAGCCAAACGTATTGTATGGGGAAAATACACAAATGCGGGTCAAACTTGTGTAGCTCCAGACTATATTCTTGTACATGAAAAAGCTAAATTTAAGCTATTGAAAGCGATGAAAAAACACATCAAATCCATGTATGGTAAAGATCCTCTTCAAAATGAAGCATACACGAGAATTATTCATGAAGGTCATTTTGATCGATTAACAAATTTTCTTTCAAATGGTACAATCGTACACGGTGGAGAATTTAATCGAGATTCATTATCCATTGAACCGACTATATTAGATAAAATCACATGGGATGAAGCCATTATGAAAGAAGAGATCTTTGGACCAATCCTACCTGTATTAACTTATACAAATATTGAAGATGCTTTATATCAAATTAAACTAAAAGAAAAGCCTCTAGCACTATATTACTTTGGAGAGAATGAAAAAATGCAACAACAAGTGATGGAATATGTCTCTTTTGGTGGTGGAGCTATTAACGATACCATCTATCACCTAGCTAACCCTCATCTTCCCTTTGGAGGAGTAGGTGCTAGTGGTATGGGTGCTTATCATGGAAAAGCAAGTTTTGATACTTTTTCACATCATAAGAGCATCATGAAACAGACAACCAAATTTGATATACCATTTCGTTATCCTGGTGGTAAGATTTCTTCAAATATCGTCAAAAAGTTTTTAACATAA
- a CDS encoding iron-sulfur cluster biosynthesis family protein, translating to MKLEFTNEAKELLQKQYEQGDNLYLFYDTEGVCGVNGVPTVRWVTSLPDNAEAIDTNTFPTYVNREQKVFFYNELKLDVRGSLFRLYSNEGILNPSITINKNE from the coding sequence ATGAAATTAGAATTTACGAATGAGGCGAAAGAATTATTACAGAAACAATATGAACAGGGGGATAATTTATATTTGTTTTACGATACGGAAGGTGTATGCGGTGTAAATGGTGTCCCCACAGTGCGTTGGGTTACTAGCTTACCTGATAATGCAGAAGCTATTGACACAAATACATTTCCAACTTATGTTAATCGCGAACAGAAAGTATTTTTTTATAATGAATTAAAACTAGATGTACGCGGGAGCCTATTTCGATTATATAGCAATGAAGGTATATTAAACCCTTCAATAACAATTAATAAGAATGAATAA
- a CDS encoding acyl-CoA carboxylase subunit beta — MIDIYKKLEELQQRRKIVFRGGGSEKNTEQHRKGKLTARERIDTLVDEGSFIELYPFMKKSEDSTDPPGEGVVVGYATINQKPIYVFAHDFTVRGGSLGELQGKKIASMMDLAAKTKVPIIGLNESAGARIQEGVTALDGYGQIFYRNVKYSGVIPQISIILGPNAGGAVYSPALTDFIIMVKDISQMYITGPKVIDAITKETVSAEELGGTYMHSVVNGNCHFLATDELEAFQITTKLLTFIKSTTMSKQLTNKDYCGSLSDLVPSESGKTYDVIPIIEKIVDDGSFLEVHKFFAKNIVVGFASMLGKTIGVVSNQPKHMAGGIDSNASDKAARFIRFCDCFDIPIITLEDVTGFYPGIRYEKEGIIRHGAKLVYAFAEATVPKITVILRKAYGGAFVAMNSKALGADLLFAWPNAEIAVMGPESASSVFETDEKDNQILTTSPYYAAAKGMVDDIIDPRETRIKLIQSLIMLEHKKETGPNRKHGNIPL, encoded by the coding sequence ATTATAGATATTTATAAAAAATTAGAAGAACTTCAGCAAAGAAGAAAAATAGTTTTTAGAGGGGGAGGGAGTGAAAAGAATACTGAGCAACACCGAAAAGGAAAATTAACTGCTAGAGAAAGAATTGATACATTAGTAGATGAAGGTTCATTTATAGAGCTCTATCCATTTATGAAGAAATCTGAAGATAGTACTGATCCACCAGGAGAAGGCGTTGTCGTAGGCTATGCGACTATAAACCAAAAACCAATATATGTTTTTGCCCATGACTTCACCGTCCGAGGAGGTTCATTAGGTGAATTGCAAGGGAAAAAGATAGCATCCATGATGGATCTAGCAGCCAAAACAAAAGTACCAATTATTGGTTTGAATGAATCTGCTGGTGCTCGTATTCAAGAAGGGGTAACTGCGTTGGATGGTTATGGGCAAATATTTTATCGTAATGTTAAATACTCTGGAGTTATTCCACAAATATCTATCATTTTAGGCCCTAATGCAGGTGGGGCAGTATATTCTCCTGCACTAACTGATTTTATAATTATGGTGAAGGACATTTCTCAAATGTATATTACTGGCCCAAAAGTTATTGATGCGATTACGAAAGAAACTGTTTCTGCAGAAGAATTAGGCGGAACATATATGCACTCTGTGGTAAATGGTAATTGTCATTTTCTAGCAACAGATGAACTAGAGGCTTTTCAAATTACAACAAAACTTCTCACATTTATTAAGTCAACGACTATGTCAAAACAGTTAACTAATAAAGATTATTGTGGTAGTTTATCTGATCTTGTGCCTAGTGAATCAGGTAAAACATATGATGTTATACCGATTATAGAGAAAATTGTTGATGACGGAAGCTTTTTAGAAGTACATAAATTTTTCGCGAAAAATATCGTAGTCGGTTTTGCATCAATGTTAGGTAAAACCATTGGGGTTGTTTCCAATCAACCGAAACATATGGCTGGAGGAATTGATTCCAACGCCAGTGATAAAGCAGCACGATTCATCAGATTCTGTGACTGCTTTGATATTCCAATTATAACTCTAGAGGATGTAACTGGATTTTACCCAGGGATACGTTATGAGAAAGAAGGAATAATACGTCATGGAGCGAAGTTAGTTTATGCATTTGCTGAGGCAACAGTACCTAAAATAACTGTGATACTACGTAAAGCTTATGGAGGAGCCTTTGTTGCAATGAATAGTAAAGCTTTAGGGGCGGATCTGCTATTTGCATGGCCAAATGCAGAAATTGCGGTTATGGGACCAGAAAGTGCTTCTAGTGTTTTTGAAACAGACGAAAAAGATAATCAAATATTAACAACAAGTCCATATTACGCTGCTGCGAAAGGAATGGTGGATGACATTATTGACCCAAGAGAAACAAGAATTAAATTAATACAATCTCTTATTATGTTAGAACATAAAAAAGAAACAGGTCCTAACCGAAAACATGGAAACATTCCACTGTAA
- a CDS encoding SDR family NAD(P)-dependent oxidoreductase — MKINQRLLDKKIVITGASSGIGEILAKKIASQGGFPILVARSRDKLVTIQKEIDQLYNQKSAIYPIDLTDNNKIDHLIPIIFNENKQVDGLINNAGVGVFDSIEDMNYDDLLEMFQLNVFAGIQLSQSILPYFRKTNANTQIVNVISQAAKISTPKSAAYASSKQAMLGFTNVLRLECKMSSISIMAVNLGPVRTNFFERADKDGTYKQNVERYMLDPERVADKIVTHLFTSKREINMPLWMELGSIFYRLIPGVMEAVLRKQFDKK; from the coding sequence ATGAAGATTAATCAACGTTTATTGGATAAAAAAATAGTAATTACTGGCGCCTCTAGCGGTATAGGAGAGATCTTAGCTAAAAAGATAGCAAGCCAAGGAGGTTTTCCTATTTTGGTGGCACGCTCTCGTGATAAACTCGTAACTATTCAAAAAGAAATTGATCAATTGTATAATCAAAAGAGTGCTATTTACCCTATTGACTTAACTGACAATAATAAAATTGATCACTTAATACCAATTATTTTTAATGAAAATAAACAAGTAGATGGATTAATTAATAATGCAGGTGTTGGAGTTTTCGATTCAATAGAAGATATGAATTATGATGACTTATTAGAAATGTTTCAATTAAACGTATTTGCTGGGATTCAATTATCACAAAGTATATTACCATACTTTAGAAAAACGAATGCTAATACGCAAATTGTAAATGTCATTTCTCAAGCTGCAAAAATTTCTACACCTAAATCTGCTGCGTATGCATCATCTAAACAAGCTATGCTAGGGTTTACAAACGTATTAAGATTGGAATGTAAAATGTCATCGATTAGTATCATGGCAGTAAATTTAGGTCCAGTAAGAACGAACTTTTTTGAACGAGCAGATAAAGATGGTACTTATAAGCAAAATGTAGAGAGGTATATGTTAGACCCAGAACGAGTAGCAGATAAAATCGTTACACATTTATTTACAAGTAAACGCGAGATTAACATGCCATTGTGGATGGAATTAGGAAGTATCTTCTATCGATTAATACCAGGAGTTATGGAAGCAGTTTTAAGGAAACAATTCGATAAAAAATAA
- a CDS encoding VOC family protein, with amino-acid sequence MQIGHIGIAVYQLQPAIYKFTQELGFRVVSEQIISQEGIRIAKLMNGDVCIELMEPMDDHSSISNFLSQRGEGIHHLALQVENYLTYILSVSKSSVQMIKPTIRLGADQRRVTFLHPRSLHGVLVEICDL; translated from the coding sequence ATGCAAATTGGTCATATAGGAATTGCAGTTTATCAATTACAACCAGCCATATATAAATTCACACAGGAATTAGGGTTTCGGGTTGTAAGTGAGCAAATTATTTCACAAGAAGGAATTCGTATAGCGAAATTAATGAATGGTGATGTTTGTATTGAATTAATGGAACCTATGGATGATCACTCCTCGATATCGAATTTTTTAAGTCAACGTGGTGAAGGTATTCATCATTTGGCATTACAAGTTGAAAATTATCTTACTTATATTCTATCTGTATCAAAAAGCTCTGTACAAATGATTAAACCTACTATAAGACTTGGAGCTGATCAACGAAGAGTCACGTTTTTACATCCTCGTTCTCTGCATGGTGTTTTAGTTGAAATTTGTGACTTGTAA
- a CDS encoding M20/M25/M40 family metallo-hydrolase: MLVNEQRLVDEFLELVQVDSETGFEAEIAKLLVKKFSDLGVKVEEDDTMEQTGHGAGNLICTWEGNVEGADSIYFTSHMDTVVPGKGIKPLIKDGVISTDGSTILGADDKAGLASMLEMIRVVNENNIPHGQIQFIITVGEESGLVGAKALDSTKLDASYGYALDSNGEVGDIIVAAPTQAKVHAIIKGKTAHAGLEPEKGISAITLAAKAISNMPLGRIDNETTANIGRFEGGKQTNIVVDHVEILAEARSLVPEKMESQVKKMKKAFEETAKTYGGSAEVTTVVAYPGFNHKEGEQVVEVARKAAKAIGRESKLEKSGGGSDANIIAGFGIPTVNLAVGYEQIHTTDEHIKVEDLVKVTELITEIVKEASNQ; the protein is encoded by the coding sequence ATGCTAGTAAATGAACAACGATTAGTAGATGAATTTCTAGAATTAGTACAAGTAGATTCTGAAACAGGATTTGAAGCAGAAATCGCTAAATTATTGGTGAAGAAATTTTCAGACCTTGGAGTGAAGGTGGAAGAAGACGACACCATGGAGCAAACCGGTCATGGTGCAGGTAATTTAATTTGTACATGGGAAGGAAATGTAGAGGGAGCTGATTCTATTTATTTTACTTCTCATATGGATACAGTAGTTCCAGGTAAAGGCATTAAACCACTAATTAAAGATGGCGTGATTTCTACAGATGGGTCGACGATTCTAGGTGCAGATGATAAAGCTGGTTTAGCATCTATGTTAGAGATGATTCGTGTAGTAAATGAGAATAATATTCCACATGGGCAAATCCAATTTATTATCACAGTAGGTGAAGAATCTGGATTAGTTGGAGCAAAAGCACTAGATAGTACAAAACTTGATGCTTCTTATGGTTATGCTCTAGACAGTAATGGGGAAGTAGGAGATATAATAGTAGCCGCTCCTACTCAAGCAAAGGTACACGCGATAATTAAAGGGAAAACTGCACATGCTGGTCTAGAACCAGAAAAAGGTATTTCAGCAATTACTTTAGCAGCAAAAGCTATATCTAATATGCCGTTGGGGCGGATCGATAATGAAACAACAGCAAATATCGGTCGATTCGAAGGTGGTAAGCAAACAAATATCGTAGTTGATCATGTAGAGATATTAGCAGAAGCTCGTTCATTAGTCCCGGAAAAAATGGAATCACAAGTTAAAAAAATGAAAAAAGCCTTTGAAGAAACAGCCAAAACTTATGGGGGCTCTGCTGAAGTTACCACTGTAGTAGCTTATCCTGGATTTAATCATAAAGAGGGAGAACAAGTTGTTGAAGTGGCTCGTAAAGCAGCAAAAGCAATAGGTCGCGAAAGCAAATTAGAAAAAAGTGGTGGCGGTAGTGATGCGAATATTATCGCTGGATTTGGTATTCCTACTGTTAATTTAGCTGTTGGTTATGAACAAATTCATACCACAGATGAACATATTAAAGTAGAAGATTTAGTAAAAGTTACCGAGTTAATAACAGAAATCGTAAAGGAAGCTTCTAATCAATAA
- the rnz gene encoding ribonuclease Z — MELVFLGTGAGLPSKTRNVSAVALNMTQEINEVWLFDCGEATQHQILHTNLKPRKITKIFITHLHGDHIYGLPGLLSSRAFQSGENQPLSIYGPVGIKEFVESTLRISQTNLTYPITIKEITEDGQLFETKEMVVETKKLQHGIASYGYRINEKDKPGELLVEKLKEFGISPGPIYQQIKENEITKLDNGSIIYRDDVLGPPKKGKIISILGDTRYSLENIPFIKFSDILIHESTFTQEKELLAFEYKHSTNVQAAKLAKKANVNRLYLTHISSRYQEEDADSIIEAAREIFPSTWLANDFSVYEI; from the coding sequence ATGGAACTCGTCTTCCTTGGAACCGGTGCTGGACTCCCTTCAAAAACAAGAAATGTTTCTGCTGTTGCTTTAAATATGACTCAAGAAATTAATGAAGTTTGGTTATTTGATTGTGGGGAAGCAACACAACATCAGATATTACATACCAACTTAAAACCAAGAAAGATTACGAAGATATTTATTACACATCTTCACGGGGATCATATCTATGGTCTACCTGGATTATTAAGTAGCCGTGCCTTTCAATCAGGTGAAAATCAACCACTTAGTATTTATGGACCAGTTGGGATCAAAGAATTTGTGGAATCCACTTTACGTATTAGTCAGACAAATCTTACATATCCAATAACGATTAAAGAAATAACAGAAGACGGTCAATTATTTGAAACAAAAGAAATGGTTGTTGAAACAAAAAAATTACAACATGGTATTGCTAGTTATGGATATCGTATAAATGAAAAAGATAAACCAGGTGAACTTTTAGTAGAAAAATTAAAGGAATTTGGTATTTCTCCTGGCCCAATTTATCAACAAATAAAGGAGAATGAAATCACCAAATTAGATAATGGATCTATCATTTATCGTGATGATGTCCTTGGACCTCCAAAAAAAGGAAAGATAATATCAATTCTAGGAGATACACGCTATTCACTTGAAAATATTCCATTTATTAAGTTCAGTGATATACTTATACATGAGTCAACATTTACTCAAGAAAAAGAATTATTAGCATTTGAGTATAAACATTCAACAAATGTACAAGCAGCAAAACTAGCCAAAAAAGCAAATGTAAACAGATTATATTTAACTCATATATCCTCCCGCTACCAGGAAGAGGATGCAGATTCAATCATTGAAGCTGCAAGAGAAATTTTTCCAAGTACTTGGTTAGCAAATGATTTTAGTGTTTATGAAATATAG
- a CDS encoding aldo/keto reductase, giving the protein MRYNLLGKSNISISELTLGCMSLGSDYQHANKIIDAAVENGINHLDTADLYDFGINEQIVGKSIKHQRDQVVITSKVGNHFQEGSKDWFWDPSKEYIHHAVRDSLKRLQIDYLDVCMLHGGTIDDPIDETIEAFEELKTAGLIRTYGISSIRPNVIREYANRSSIDVLMTQYSLLDRRPEEEILPLALENNISVVCRGPLAKGMISNKMKDVIDKKGENGYLNYSYTELKNLNDRLHEIRSDYSIQELAMHYVGDHPAITSTVFGASSLDQLEENIHEYNKTDRIDDTIYHRLQEITKAQTYEKHR; this is encoded by the coding sequence ATGCGTTATAATTTACTAGGTAAATCTAACATAAGTATATCTGAATTAACATTAGGATGCATGTCACTTGGCTCAGACTATCAACATGCAAATAAAATAATCGATGCAGCTGTAGAGAACGGAATAAATCACTTAGATACAGCTGATTTATACGATTTTGGTATAAATGAACAGATCGTAGGTAAATCGATCAAGCATCAACGTGATCAAGTAGTCATTACTTCAAAAGTAGGAAACCATTTTCAAGAAGGTTCAAAAGATTGGTTTTGGGATCCTTCGAAAGAATATATTCATCATGCTGTTCGTGACAGCTTAAAACGACTTCAAATAGATTATCTTGATGTATGTATGTTACACGGAGGAACCATTGATGATCCAATTGACGAGACAATTGAAGCTTTTGAAGAATTAAAAACAGCTGGCTTGATACGCACGTATGGTATTTCATCTATTCGACCTAACGTTATAAGAGAATATGCCAATCGCTCTTCTATTGATGTATTAATGACACAATATAGCCTTCTAGATCGTAGACCAGAAGAAGAAATACTACCTTTAGCACTGGAAAATAACATTAGTGTGGTGTGTAGAGGTCCACTTGCAAAAGGGATGATAAGTAATAAAATGAAGGATGTTATTGACAAAAAAGGAGAAAATGGTTATTTAAATTATAGTTATACGGAATTAAAAAACTTGAATGATAGACTACATGAAATTCGTTCCGATTATTCTATACAAGAGCTAGCTATGCATTATGTCGGTGATCACCCAGCTATTACTTCAACCGTATTCGGGGCTAGCTCATTAGACCAATTAGAAGAAAATATTCATGAATATAATAAAACGGACCGTATAGATGATACTATTTATCATCGATTACAAGAGATTACAAAAGCACAAACCTACGAGAAGCATCGATGA
- the prli42 gene encoding stressosome-associated protein Prli42 gives MTSKGNQSLKKKRSKRERRTKFIIYIMIFLMLISTITAGLAFII, from the coding sequence GTGACTTCTAAAGGGAATCAATCATTGAAGAAAAAACGTTCGAAGCGTGAGCGTAGAACAAAATTCATTATTTATATTATGATTTTTCTTATGTTAATCTCAACGATAACAGCTGGATTAGCATTTATTATTTAA
- a CDS encoding NUDIX hydrolase, translating into MHKFEEKTISSESIFNGNVIDLKVDEVELPNGKTSKREIVNHPGAVGIIPITKDGNIILVEQYRKPLEKALCEIPAGKLEERENPLTAAVRELEEETGFTTTNLSFVTSFYTSPGFANELIYIYITDDLIPLEQPPTGDDDEFVEVREVSLDQAKQMVLNQEIHDAKTNYAILYLHSLKKG; encoded by the coding sequence ATGCATAAATTTGAAGAAAAGACCATTTCATCAGAATCTATATTTAATGGAAATGTAATAGATTTAAAAGTAGATGAAGTAGAATTACCGAATGGGAAAACTTCGAAGAGAGAAATCGTCAATCACCCAGGAGCAGTAGGGATTATTCCAATTACGAAAGATGGAAATATTATTTTAGTAGAACAGTACCGCAAACCATTAGAAAAAGCACTATGTGAAATCCCTGCTGGTAAACTAGAAGAGCGCGAAAATCCCTTAACAGCAGCTGTACGTGAATTAGAAGAAGAAACAGGATTTACTACTACCAATCTTTCTTTTGTCACATCATTTTATACATCACCCGGTTTTGCGAATGAACTAATTTATATCTATATCACAGATGACTTAATTCCTTTAGAACAACCACCTACAGGAGATGATGATGAATTTGTGGAAGTAAGAGAAGTTTCCTTGGATCAAGCAAAGCAAATGGTATTGAATCAAGAGATACATGATGCAAAAACAAATTATGCTATATTATACTTACATTCTCTAAAAAAAGGGTAA